A portion of the Chryseobacterium tructae genome contains these proteins:
- a CDS encoding tetratricopeptide repeat protein: MKSKKILLAAAVIYFGISDAQQSQYFTQKENYRFNLAENLYQTKIYNASQYEYARQYFYNQNLSRSKKEAAQFFDNVIGVILQKNHAEEGLTAFMKEYPNSAYFAQANLPLADYYLAKKDFDKALETLKKVNQYQLSKEENTQYILKLGYAKFMMGDSKGATDALEEAYKTADQSQKGDIAYMLGHLYYSNRQNDKAFQYFDSIKDQDKFSKLVRPYYVQLYYNDKNYDKAISEGNALLNENISESYKAEVHKIIGESYFMKNDYNAAYPHLKDYLNVQQNPSENDLYEMGFVAAQLKKYDEAVSYYNQLVNSNSALAQNAYYQLGNAYLAVDKKQEALSAFRSSYQMDYDAKVKKLAHEQYAKLGYDIGNPFENPSTVLQSYINDNQNASNASEMRSLLVKSYLYSGNYKETLNAIDRLQSSTPEINKVDQEVSYLLGTEEFNKGNYDEAEKYFLRSLGFNINKEFNSRALYWLAQVYYQKGNYPSAIVRYEKLLNENFPEKQQLPYDLGYAYFKSKKFDQAATYFKQYLANPKPEFKNDAELRLADIHYANNDLNEAIAIYDKNADATDYTVYQKAMALGFKGDTQAKIATLKNLLSKYPDSEYYDDAQYEIGTAYAAQDDYANSNDYFGKVIKTSSDKDLIANASIYRAQNYIDQNQADKALSELKSLGDQYKNTAYAQKIAQAAKPIFTKNGDVSGYESFARNIGVNVDASEIDEINLSTGKQNFAKKDYKNAISYYEKYLTQNPTGEGLYQAKYELGESYYQTNNTTKALLVLQEVAGVQNDYQDDAQTRLAQIFIAQGNTAEAKKYLEGIKNSSNISIKNYANVELMKLYANENNFSEAEKLANAVIGNSKNSAAVIETAKVIKARSLMNSGKDKDAQAAYVSLEKSSNTSVAAEALYAKAYYQNKGKAFKSSNETIFKLANNYASEEYWGAKALVLLAKNYIGLKDNYQASYTCDQIIANYKSFPEIVTEAKEVKKQIKK; encoded by the coding sequence ATGAAATCAAAAAAAATACTTTTAGCGGCTGCGGTCATCTACTTCGGAATCTCCGATGCTCAACAGTCCCAATATTTTACACAGAAAGAAAATTATAGATTCAATCTAGCTGAAAATCTTTATCAGACCAAAATATACAACGCCTCCCAATACGAATACGCAAGACAATATTTCTATAATCAGAATTTGTCCCGTTCAAAGAAGGAGGCGGCTCAGTTTTTTGATAATGTGATCGGAGTGATTCTTCAAAAGAATCATGCTGAAGAAGGATTGACAGCTTTTATGAAGGAATATCCTAATTCTGCGTATTTTGCTCAGGCTAATCTTCCTCTAGCAGATTATTATCTGGCGAAAAAAGACTTTGACAAAGCATTGGAAACATTGAAAAAAGTAAACCAATACCAACTGTCAAAAGAAGAGAATACTCAGTATATTCTGAAGTTGGGTTATGCTAAGTTTATGATGGGAGATTCTAAAGGAGCTACAGATGCTCTGGAAGAAGCTTATAAAACAGCTGACCAGTCTCAAAAAGGAGATATTGCTTATATGCTTGGACACCTGTATTACAGCAACAGACAAAATGATAAGGCTTTCCAGTATTTTGATTCTATAAAAGATCAGGATAAATTCTCAAAACTGGTACGTCCTTATTATGTACAGCTGTATTATAATGATAAGAATTATGATAAGGCTATTTCTGAAGGGAATGCATTATTAAACGAAAATATTTCAGAATCTTATAAAGCAGAAGTGCATAAGATCATCGGTGAAAGTTATTTCATGAAGAATGATTATAATGCTGCGTATCCTCATTTGAAAGACTATCTGAATGTACAGCAAAATCCATCTGAAAATGACCTTTATGAGATGGGATTTGTTGCCGCTCAGCTGAAAAAATATGATGAAGCGGTTTCTTATTATAACCAGCTTGTGAACAGTAATTCAGCGTTAGCGCAGAATGCTTATTACCAACTTGGAAATGCTTATTTAGCTGTTGATAAAAAACAGGAAGCTCTTTCCGCATTCCGTTCTTCTTATCAGATGGATTATGATGCGAAAGTGAAAAAACTGGCACACGAGCAGTATGCTAAACTAGGATACGATATCGGAAATCCGTTTGAAAATCCATCTACCGTTCTTCAAAGTTACATCAACGATAACCAGAATGCTTCCAATGCTTCAGAAATGAGATCTTTATTGGTGAAATCATACCTGTATTCCGGAAACTATAAGGAAACTCTGAATGCGATCGACAGATTACAGAGTTCAACTCCTGAAATCAATAAAGTGGATCAGGAAGTGTCTTACTTATTGGGAACAGAAGAGTTCAATAAGGGGAATTATGATGAAGCAGAGAAATATTTCTTAAGAAGCTTAGGATTCAATATCAATAAAGAATTTAACAGCAGAGCTTTATATTGGCTGGCTCAGGTATATTACCAAAAAGGAAACTATCCGTCTGCCATTGTTCGTTACGAAAAGCTTCTGAACGAAAATTTCCCTGAAAAACAACAGCTGCCTTATGATTTAGGGTATGCTTATTTCAAATCTAAAAAATTCGATCAGGCTGCCACTTACTTTAAACAATATCTGGCAAATCCTAAACCGGAATTTAAAAATGATGCAGAACTTCGTCTGGCAGACATTCACTATGCGAATAATGATCTGAATGAAGCAATTGCCATCTACGATAAAAATGCAGACGCTACAGATTATACGGTATATCAGAAAGCAATGGCTTTAGGATTTAAAGGAGATACTCAGGCGAAGATTGCTACTCTGAAAAACTTATTATCGAAATATCCGGATTCTGAGTATTATGATGATGCTCAATACGAGATAGGAACAGCTTATGCGGCTCAGGATGATTATGCGAATTCCAATGATTATTTTGGAAAAGTTATTAAAACATCTTCAGACAAAGACCTGATCGCCAATGCATCTATTTACAGAGCGCAAAATTATATTGATCAGAACCAGGCTGATAAAGCACTTTCTGAACTGAAATCGTTGGGAGATCAGTATAAAAATACGGCATATGCTCAAAAGATCGCTCAGGCAGCAAAACCAATATTCACGAAAAACGGCGATGTTTCAGGATATGAAAGCTTTGCCAGAAATATAGGCGTAAATGTTGATGCCTCTGAAATTGATGAGATCAACTTATCTACCGGAAAACAGAATTTCGCGAAGAAAGATTATAAAAATGCCATTTCTTATTATGAGAAATATCTAACGCAGAATCCAACAGGAGAAGGTCTTTATCAGGCTAAATATGAATTGGGAGAAAGTTATTACCAAACGAATAATACCACAAAAGCTTTACTTGTTTTACAGGAAGTGGCCGGAGTTCAGAATGATTATCAGGATGACGCTCAAACGCGTTTAGCACAGATCTTCATTGCTCAAGGGAATACTGCTGAAGCTAAGAAATATCTTGAAGGGATTAAAAACTCTTCCAATATCAGCATTAAAAATTATGCGAATGTTGAGCTGATGAAGTTATATGCAAACGAAAATAATTTCTCTGAAGCGGAAAAACTGGCAAATGCAGTTATTGGAAATTCTAAAAACTCTGCGGCGGTTATTGAAACAGCTAAAGTGATTAAGGCGAGAAGTCTGATGAATTCAGGAAAAGATAAAGATGCTCAGGCTGCTTATGTTTCCCTAGAAAAATCTTCCAATACTTCGGTAGCAGCAGAAGCATTGTATGCCAAAGCTTATTATCAGAATAAAGGAAAAGCATTCAAATCCTCCAATGAAACAATCTTTAAGCTTGCGAATAACTATGCTTCTGAAGAATATTGGGGAGCAAAAGCATTGGTATTGTTGGCCAAAAACTATATTGGCTTAAAAGATAATTACCAGGCAAGTTATACTTGTGACCAGATTATTGCCAATTATAAGAGCTTCCCGGAAATTGTAACAGAAGCGAAAGAAGTTAAAAAGCAGATTAAGAAATAA
- a CDS encoding REP-associated tyrosine transposase, with protein MSRKYKFHEKEGAYFISFATVFWIDIFTRMEYFDIVINALDYCRKNKGMSIFGYCIMPSHVHLLFRSEKGEPSELIRDFKGFTARVLLKAIEENSQESRKEWLFWMFEKAGKRNSNVKKYQFWQQNNKPIEVWSLKVFEQKLDYIHQNPVEGGFVIDPWEWKYSSARNYCDDYQEILEIDVNL; from the coding sequence ATGAGCAGAAAATATAAATTTCATGAAAAAGAGGGAGCATACTTTATAAGTTTTGCTACGGTATTCTGGATTGATATTTTTACCAGAATGGAGTATTTTGATATTGTTATTAATGCATTAGATTATTGTAGAAAGAATAAAGGGATGTCTATTTTTGGATATTGCATCATGCCAAGTCATGTTCATTTGCTTTTTCGATCGGAGAAAGGAGAACCATCAGAATTGATAAGAGATTTTAAAGGATTTACAGCAAGAGTGTTGTTAAAGGCAATTGAAGAGAATTCTCAGGAAAGTAGAAAAGAGTGGTTATTTTGGATGTTTGAGAAAGCAGGCAAAAGAAATTCAAACGTCAAAAAATATCAATTTTGGCAACAGAATAATAAACCAATAGAAGTTTGGTCTTTAAAAGTATTTGAACAGAAGCTTGATTATATTCATCAAAATCCCGTTGAAGGTGGTTTTGTTATTGATCCATGGGAATGGAAGTATAGTAGTGCTAGAAATTATTGTGATGATTATCAGGAGATCTTGGAAATAGATGTAAATTTATAA
- a CDS encoding REP-associated tyrosine transposase, translating to MSRKYKFHEKEGAYFISFATVFWIDIFTRMEYFDIVINALDYCRKNKGMSIFGYCIMPSHVHLLFRSEKGEPSELIRDFKGFTARVLLKAIEENSQESRKEWLLWMFEKAGKRNSNVKKYQFWQQNNKPIEVWSLKVFEQKLDYIHQNPVEGGFVIDPWEWKYSSARNYCDDYQEILEIDVNL from the coding sequence ATGAGCAGAAAATATAAATTTCATGAAAAAGAGGGAGCATACTTTATAAGTTTTGCTACGGTATTCTGGATTGATATTTTTACCAGAATGGAGTATTTTGATATTGTTATTAATGCATTAGATTATTGTAGAAAGAATAAAGGGATGTCTATTTTTGGATATTGCATCATGCCAAGTCATGTTCATTTGCTTTTTCGATCGGAGAAAGGAGAACCATCAGAATTGATAAGAGATTTTAAAGGATTTACAGCAAGAGTGTTGTTAAAGGCAATTGAAGAGAATTCTCAGGAAAGTAGAAAAGAGTGGTTACTTTGGATGTTTGAGAAAGCAGGCAAAAGAAATTCAAACGTCAAAAAATATCAATTTTGGCAACAGAATAATAAACCAATAGAAGTTTGGTCTTTAAAAGTATTTGAACAGAAGCTTGATTATATTCATCAAAATCCCGTTGAAGGTGGTTTTGTTATTGATCCATGGGAATGGAAGTATAGTAGTGCTAGAAATTATTGTGATGATTATCAGGAGATCTTGGAAATAGATGTAAATTTATAA
- a CDS encoding helix-turn-helix domain-containing protein: MKSEDPTYNNYRLPVPKEFETVFSHFYFAENNSTDPITKTLLPSFQTIMVFNFGTKARLVSSVQNEIEVDKCIVLGPIKSAFGYTLTPGAQILVANFKDDAFYRFFGKAFLSDHLPIHPDESMEENCFTYLWHQLNGITNISDKVDHILDFCRPYLKLQDTTSALLANFKDNTLNPIKTIAEETRQTERNVQLMHKKHFGYSAKEVSRYNRFVKAIRQIEQVLLSSKNVDWFEIVDECGYYDQSQLIHDFKHFINLSPKHFVRFQQDICQASAE, from the coding sequence ATGAAATCGGAAGACCCAACATATAACAATTACAGACTGCCTGTGCCAAAAGAATTTGAGACGGTGTTTTCTCATTTCTATTTTGCAGAGAACAATTCAACAGATCCGATAACTAAAACGCTGCTGCCATCTTTTCAGACTATTATGGTGTTTAATTTCGGGACTAAAGCACGGTTGGTTTCCAGTGTACAAAACGAAATTGAAGTAGATAAGTGTATTGTACTTGGTCCCATAAAGTCTGCCTTTGGCTATACGCTTACTCCCGGAGCGCAAATTTTAGTGGCTAATTTCAAAGATGATGCTTTTTATCGCTTTTTTGGCAAAGCATTTCTTTCTGACCATCTTCCAATACACCCTGATGAATCAATGGAAGAAAATTGTTTTACTTATTTGTGGCATCAATTAAACGGCATTACAAACATTTCAGATAAAGTAGATCATATTCTCGATTTTTGCAGACCTTATTTAAAATTGCAGGACACTACCTCCGCTTTGCTGGCTAATTTTAAAGATAACACCTTAAATCCAATCAAAACTATTGCAGAAGAAACCAGACAGACTGAAAGGAATGTACAATTGATGCACAAAAAGCATTTTGGATATAGTGCAAAAGAAGTCAGCCGGTACAACCGTTTTGTAAAAGCAATCAGACAGATAGAACAAGTTCTTTTATCATCGAAAAATGTGGACTGGTTTGAAATTGTAGATGAATGCGGATATTATGACCAAAGCCAGCTTATCCACGATTTTAAGCATTTCATCAATCTTTCTCCTAAACATTTTGTAAGGTTCCAACAAGATATTTGTCAAGCTTCGGCTGAATAG
- a CDS encoding NAD(P)H-dependent oxidoreductase: protein MKHLIIYAHPNKASLNHLFKQTVEETLLQQKHEVVVRDLYQLNFDPVLSLEDISGQRKGIVSEAIRTEQEYIAWAEVVTFIYPIWWTGMPGIMKGYIDRVFSYGFAYRYDNGVQKGLLTGKEAYIINSHGKSKTEYQEIGMDNALKLTSDTGVYTYCGFDIKQHFFFDRADRATPEIIEAWKTEIVDTYAVGRPNISLFSSVKE, encoded by the coding sequence ATGAAACATCTTATTATTTATGCCCATCCTAATAAGGCAAGTTTAAATCATCTATTTAAACAAACGGTTGAAGAAACACTATTGCAACAAAAACATGAGGTTGTAGTCAGGGATTTGTACCAGCTTAATTTCGATCCGGTGCTATCTCTTGAAGATATTTCCGGGCAAAGAAAAGGCATCGTTAGCGAAGCCATCAGAACTGAGCAGGAATACATAGCCTGGGCTGAAGTTGTAACGTTTATTTATCCGATATGGTGGACGGGCATGCCGGGCATTATGAAAGGGTATATTGACAGAGTCTTTAGCTATGGATTTGCCTATCGGTACGACAACGGTGTACAAAAAGGACTGTTGACTGGAAAAGAAGCGTATATCATCAATTCGCATGGAAAATCAAAGACGGAATATCAGGAAATTGGAATGGATAACGCTTTAAAGCTGACCTCGGATACAGGTGTCTATACGTATTGTGGCTTCGACATCAAGCAGCATTTCTTCTTTGACCGTGCCGACCGTGCAACACCAGAAATTATAGAAGCATGGAAAACGGAAATAGTTGATACCTATGCCGTTGGCAGGCCTAATATTTCATTATTTTCGTCAGTAAAAGAGTAA
- a CDS encoding bacteriocin-like protein, which translates to MKNLKKIARNEMKSIKGAGPTYCRVGYIYRCDSIYVCDPDQGIYDCVCGCVPVTGPF; encoded by the coding sequence ATGAAAAACTTAAAGAAAATCGCAAGAAACGAAATGAAATCAATTAAAGGAGCAGGTCCAACTTACTGCAGAGTTGGCTACATTTATAGATGTGATTCTATTTATGTATGTGATCCAGATCAGGGCATTTACGATTGTGTTTGCGGATGTGTTCCTGTTACCGGACCTTTCTAA